A stretch of Bradyrhizobium sp. CCBAU 53338 DNA encodes these proteins:
- a CDS encoding SOS response-associated peptidase, protein MCGRFVITSAPAALRQLFGYIEQPNFPPRYNVAPTQPIPVVLVENGARHFRLMRWGLLPSWVKDPKGFTLLINARSETALEKPAFKKAIRRRRGLIPADGYYEWKSESGRKQPFFIHHVDGAPLGFAAVFETWIGPNGEELDTVAIVTAAASEDLAALHDRVPVTISPRDFERWLDCRGDEIDAIMPLMTAPRVGEFAWHPVSTRVNRVANDDEQLVLPISAEEMEAEAPKPKKVARKAAGASTDDGQGSLF, encoded by the coding sequence ATGTGTGGACGCTTCGTCATAACTTCGGCCCCCGCGGCCTTGCGGCAACTGTTTGGCTATATCGAGCAGCCGAATTTCCCGCCCCGGTACAATGTCGCCCCGACACAACCGATTCCGGTCGTGCTGGTCGAGAATGGCGCGCGCCATTTCCGCCTGATGCGCTGGGGCCTGCTGCCAAGCTGGGTCAAGGACCCCAAGGGCTTTACCCTTCTGATCAACGCCCGCTCCGAGACGGCGTTGGAGAAGCCTGCCTTCAAGAAAGCGATCCGCCGGCGGCGCGGGCTGATCCCGGCTGACGGTTATTATGAATGGAAGTCCGAGAGCGGCCGCAAGCAGCCGTTCTTCATCCACCACGTAGACGGTGCTCCGCTCGGCTTTGCCGCGGTGTTCGAGACCTGGATCGGACCGAACGGCGAGGAGCTCGACACGGTCGCGATTGTCACGGCGGCCGCAAGCGAGGATTTGGCTGCGCTGCATGACCGCGTGCCCGTCACGATCAGCCCGCGCGACTTCGAGCGCTGGCTGGATTGCCGCGGCGACGAGATCGATGCGATCATGCCGCTGATGACGGCGCCCCGCGTCGGCGAATTTGCCTGGCATCCGGTCTCCACCCGCGTCAATCGCGTCGCCAATGACGACGAGCAACTGGTCTTGCCGATCAGCGCGGAGGAGATGGAGGCCGAGGCACCGAAGCCGAAGAAGGTCGCGCGAAAGGCCGCGGGCGCATCGACGGATGACGGGCAGGGGTCGTTGTTCTGA